The Megachile rotundata isolate GNS110a chromosome 8, iyMegRotu1, whole genome shotgun sequence genome has a segment encoding these proteins:
- the LOC105664003 gene encoding uncharacterized protein LOC105664003 isoform X2: protein MINQLRSIMENLSDIYYLVQLIDLILYKFFWIAAFNDDFDVSDSKLRGMTFRNLTSDILAFSILCSVLFILVMFASSCEKDCQQLYSSAGIETVAVGLPEESYCVANIGTNCFHACGDSLCARGRIPKRNFSDEDVTRVRTNKRSTSIPKKSIFGLNSIQLRNSQSTQTTDKIYQKSSQKWLIRRTRSGHIYGKYPI from the exons ATGATCAATCAGTTGCGATCGATAATGGAGAACCtgagcgacatttactatctcGTGCAGTTGATT GACTTGATTCTATACAAATTCTTCTGGATCGCTGCGTTCAACGATGATTTCGACGTGTCGGACTCGAAGCTGCGTGGTATGACGTTCAGGAACCTTACATCCGATATTTTGGCGTTTTCGATACTCTGCAGCGTCCTCTTCATCTTAGTGATGTTTGCGTCCAGTTGCGAGAAGGACTGTCAACAACTTTATTCTTCTGCTGGCATTGAAAC GGTGGCAGTGGGTTTGCCAGAAGAATCCTACTGCGTTGCAAACATAGGCACAAACTGCTTCCACGCTTGCGGCGATTCCCTCTGCGCTCGTGGACGAATTCCGAAAAGAAACTTCTCCGACGAAGACGTAACAAGAGTTCGTACCAACAAAAGGAGTACAAGCATACCAAAAAAGTCAATCTTCGGTCTAAACAGCATTCAACTACGAAATTCTCAGAGCACGCAAACCACAGACAAAATATATCAGAAAAGCAGTCAGAAATGGTTGATCAGGAGAACCAGAAGCGGCCATATTTATGGGAAATATCCTATATAA
- the LOC100874871 gene encoding sodium-dependent nutrient amino acid transporter 1 isoform X2 produces the protein MEKLENGIYKQNEYTNEAFQMEDHLDQKENNFSDIEKSLKPEQQKDPPENDSSREEWSGGLQFLMACIATSVGLGNVWRFPFTAYENGGGAFLIPYIIVLLFVGKPFYFLEGLLGQFTNRSCAKTWAMVPAMKGLGYGHAFTATCVVSYYCSLMGLTLYYLVASFQAELPWSYCREEWQGQCVDAVSKDNDINRNSQLINNATIHSSAELYFRKIVLNEYDSIDDGIGAPSWQLTICLFISWATIFIVLSRGIKSTGKAVYFLAIFPYVVMIALLIRAVTLEGAVDGILFLVTPKWDKLWQPNVWYAAITQCFFSLSVCFGPILTYSSYNNFGHNISRDVLIVTTLDTFTSLMAGCTIFGILGNLAHEIGTEDISTVVRGGTGLAFISYPEALARFKVVPQLFAVLFFVMMFVLGVGSAVALCGAIFCILCDHFPNIKHWKLVLIVSILGFLVSLVYITPGGQWFVTLVDYFGGTFVAIIVGVLEMVTVFWIYGLSNFINDLEFMLRSRPSFYWRLCWAIVTPVLMIVILIYTIVTYEPPTYDGLQYPTYAYAIGWFLLALGILTILSCILQKMLEKRSSTLLETIKAAFRPDEEKWGPKDPKIRLEWKEFIAQKNFKDQGGFVQTFFK, from the exons ATGGAGAAGTTAGAGAATGGAATTTAT aaGCAAAATGAATACACAAACGAGGCCTTCCAGATGGAAGATCATCTCGATCAAAAAGAGAATAATTTTTCTGATATAGAAAAGTCATTGAAACCCGAACAACAGAAAGATCCTCCAGAAAACGACTCATCG AGGGAAGAATGGAGCGGAGGATTGCAATTTCTAATGGCATGCATCGCCACGTCTGTAGGTCTCGGAAACGTGTGGAGATTTCCATTCACTGCTTATGAAAATGGAGGCGGTGCTTTTTTAATACCTTACATTATTGTTTTACTGTTCGTGGGAAAGCCCTTCTACTTTTTGGAGGGTCTTCTTGGTCAGTTTACTAATAGATCATGTGCGAAGACATGGGCCATGGTACCTGCAATGAAAG GTCTAGGATACGGACACGCATTCACAGCAACCTGCGTGGTCTCCTACTACTGCTCTCTAATGGGTCTAACACTCTACTACCTAGTAGCAAGTTTCCAAGCCGAACTACCTTGGTCCTATTGTCGAGAAGAATGGCAGGGTCAATGCGTTGACGCCGTTTCGAAGGACAACGACATTAACAGAAACtcacaattaattaataacgctACCATTCACAGTTCTGCAGAGTTATACTTCAG AAAGATTGTTCTAAACGAATACGACTCCATCGATGACGGAATTGGTGCTCCCTCCTGGCAGCTGACTATCTGCTTATTCATCAGCTGGGCGACGATATTCATCGTGCTCTCCCGGGGAATAAAGAGCACGGGAAAGGCCGTGTATTTTTTAGCAATATTTCCTTATGTGGTTATGATAGCTCTGTTGATTAGAGCGGTGACCTTGGAGGGTGCGGTCGATGGGATTCTGTTTCTGGTTACTCCCAAATGGGACAAATTGTGGCAACCTAATGTGTGGTACGCGGCCATCACTCAGTGCTTCTTCTCTCTGTCGGTTTGCTTTGGGCCTATTCTCACTTACTCCTCCTACAACAATTTTGGACATAACATTAGCAG AGACGTTTTAATAGTAACCACCCTGGACACCTTCACCAGCCTAATGGCTGGCTGCACGATTTTCGGTATCTTAGGAAACCTTGCGCACGAGATAGGCACCGAAGACATATCGACAGTCGTTCGTGGCGGTACCGGGCTCGCTTTTATTTCTTATCCAGAAGCTTTAGCCCGTTTCAAAGTAGTTCCTCAACTGTTCGCTGTGCTCTTCTTCGTGATGATGTTCGTCCTCGGCGTTGGTAGCGCGGTCGCCCTCTGCGGCGCCATCTTCTGCATCCTTTGTGATCATTTCCCTAACATCAAGCACTGGAAATTAGTGCTGATAGTATCCATTCTTGGATTTCTTGTTAGCTTAGTTTATATCACTCCA GGTGGTCAGTGGTTTGTGACACTGGTGGATTATTTCGGTGGCACGTTCGTGGCGATAATCGTAGGAGTGCTGGAGATGGTCACTGTTTTCTGGATCTATGGTTTGTCGAATTTTATTAATGACCTGGAGTTCATGCTGAGGTCGAGACCCTCTTTTTATTGGAGGCTCTGTTGGGCTATTGTTACACCTGTACTGATGATTGTTATACTGATTTACACCATCGTTACTTATGAACCGCCCACATATGATGGACTGCAGTACCCCACATATGCTTATG CTATTGGTTGGTTCCTGCTGGCTTTGGGCATTTTAACAATTCTCAGCTGCATTCTACAGAAAATGTTAGAAAAACGATCATCTACATTGCTGGAG ACCATTAAAGCAGCATTTCGACCTGACGAAGAGAAGTGGGGACCCAAAGACCCCAAAATCCGCTTGGAATGGAAAGAGTTTATAGCGCAGAAGAATTTCAAAGACCAAGGAGGCTTTGTTCagactttttttaaataa
- the LOC105664003 gene encoding uncharacterized protein LOC105664003 isoform X1, translating to MINQLRSIMENLSDIYYLVQLIVRQVFIYLRDLILYKFFWIAAFNDDFDVSDSKLRGMTFRNLTSDILAFSILCSVLFILVMFASSCEKDCQQLYSSAGIETVAVGLPEESYCVANIGTNCFHACGDSLCARGRIPKRNFSDEDVTRVRTNKRSTSIPKKSIFGLNSIQLRNSQSTQTTDKIYQKSSQKWLIRRTRSGHIYGKYPI from the exons ATGATCAATCAGTTGCGATCGATAATGGAGAACCtgagcgacatttactatctcGTGCAGTTGATTGTCCGTCAAGTTTTCATCTACTTACGG GACTTGATTCTATACAAATTCTTCTGGATCGCTGCGTTCAACGATGATTTCGACGTGTCGGACTCGAAGCTGCGTGGTATGACGTTCAGGAACCTTACATCCGATATTTTGGCGTTTTCGATACTCTGCAGCGTCCTCTTCATCTTAGTGATGTTTGCGTCCAGTTGCGAGAAGGACTGTCAACAACTTTATTCTTCTGCTGGCATTGAAAC GGTGGCAGTGGGTTTGCCAGAAGAATCCTACTGCGTTGCAAACATAGGCACAAACTGCTTCCACGCTTGCGGCGATTCCCTCTGCGCTCGTGGACGAATTCCGAAAAGAAACTTCTCCGACGAAGACGTAACAAGAGTTCGTACCAACAAAAGGAGTACAAGCATACCAAAAAAGTCAATCTTCGGTCTAAACAGCATTCAACTACGAAATTCTCAGAGCACGCAAACCACAGACAAAATATATCAGAAAAGCAGTCAGAAATGGTTGATCAGGAGAACCAGAAGCGGCCATATTTATGGGAAATATCCTATATAA
- the IFT46 gene encoding intraflagellar transport 46 — MMDIKDSSDEEETHISAFTKFDESIEVRNAEEIQSPVNHRPSSSRRPRPNRRNESRDAMGINSPREKLNFKRYDNEGGFGKSMRMNSDPSDSEESDDDDIEGTNNAQPVEIYNPKDFEDLDVSTEVKELFQNIMRYTPQKIELNYKLIPFIPDFIPAVGDIDAFLKIPRPDGVEDKIGLNVLDEPCTNQSDPAVLHLQLRSYMRSAGAARQTVIKRIEDAEKNGKSIDKWIEDMNQLHRSKHPPAVNLMKPMPDIDSLLQQWPAEVEEKLNEAELDFTELDCELHELVDIICNLLDIPSDGESRLEALHTLFTLYLEVRNVKAQKY, encoded by the exons ATGATGGATATCAAAGATAGCAGTGACGAAGAAGAAACACACATTTCAGCGTTCACAAAATTCGACGAGAGCATTGAAGTGCGCAATGCTGAAGAAATACAGAGTCCCGTAAACCACAGGCCTTCAAGCTCCAGGAGACCCAGACCGAACCGTAGAAACGAAAGTCGTGATGCTATGGGCATCAATTCACCacgtgaaaaattaaattttaagag GTATGACAATGAAGGCGGCTTTGGAAAGTCTATGAGAATGAACAGTGACCCCTCAGACAGTGAAGAAAGCGATGACGATGACATAGAAGGAACCAATAACGCTCAGCCTGTTGAAATTTATAATCCCAAAGACTTTGAGGACTTGGACGTATCCACAGAAGTGAAGGAACTGTTCCAAAACATAATGAG ATACACGCCTCAGAAAATAGAACTGAACTACAAGCTCATCCCCTTCATTCCCGACTTCATTCCAGCCGTGGGCGACATCGACGCCTTCTTAAAGATCCCGCGCCCAGATGGAGTGGAGGACAAGATCGGTTTAAACGTCCTGGACGAACCCTGCACGAATCAGTCGGACCCGGCCGTGCTGCACCTGCAGCTACGCAGCTACATGCGAAGCGCCGGTGCAGCGAGGCAGACTGTGATCAAGAGGATCGAGGACGCGGAAAAAAATGGCAAATCGATCGACAAGTGGATCGAGGATATGAATCAACTGCATAGAAGCAAGCATCCACCAGCTGTGAATCTTATGAAACCTATGCCCGACATCGACTCGTTGCTTCAACAATGGCCGGCAGAAGTGGAGGAAAAACTGAACGAGGCTGAATTGGATTTTACGGAGCTCGACTGCGAGTTGCATGAGTTGGTTGATATTATTTGTAATCTGTTGGATATTCCATCGGATGGAGAATCGAGACTTGAAGCGCTTCACACGTTGTTTACACTCTATTTGGAAGTACGGAACGTAAAGGCTCAAAAATATTGA
- the LOC100874871 gene encoding sodium-dependent nutrient amino acid transporter 1 isoform X1 encodes MSDNEKVNYTIVPKQNEYTNEAFQMEDHLDQKENNFSDIEKSLKPEQQKDPPENDSSREEWSGGLQFLMACIATSVGLGNVWRFPFTAYENGGGAFLIPYIIVLLFVGKPFYFLEGLLGQFTNRSCAKTWAMVPAMKGLGYGHAFTATCVVSYYCSLMGLTLYYLVASFQAELPWSYCREEWQGQCVDAVSKDNDINRNSQLINNATIHSSAELYFRKIVLNEYDSIDDGIGAPSWQLTICLFISWATIFIVLSRGIKSTGKAVYFLAIFPYVVMIALLIRAVTLEGAVDGILFLVTPKWDKLWQPNVWYAAITQCFFSLSVCFGPILTYSSYNNFGHNISRDVLIVTTLDTFTSLMAGCTIFGILGNLAHEIGTEDISTVVRGGTGLAFISYPEALARFKVVPQLFAVLFFVMMFVLGVGSAVALCGAIFCILCDHFPNIKHWKLVLIVSILGFLVSLVYITPGGQWFVTLVDYFGGTFVAIIVGVLEMVTVFWIYGLSNFINDLEFMLRSRPSFYWRLCWAIVTPVLMIVILIYTIVTYEPPTYDGLQYPTYAYAIGWFLLALGILTILSCILQKMLEKRSSTLLETIKAAFRPDEEKWGPKDPKIRLEWKEFIAQKNFKDQGGFVQTFFK; translated from the exons ATGTCAGATAATGAGAAGGTTAATTACACAATTGTACCC aaGCAAAATGAATACACAAACGAGGCCTTCCAGATGGAAGATCATCTCGATCAAAAAGAGAATAATTTTTCTGATATAGAAAAGTCATTGAAACCCGAACAACAGAAAGATCCTCCAGAAAACGACTCATCG AGGGAAGAATGGAGCGGAGGATTGCAATTTCTAATGGCATGCATCGCCACGTCTGTAGGTCTCGGAAACGTGTGGAGATTTCCATTCACTGCTTATGAAAATGGAGGCGGTGCTTTTTTAATACCTTACATTATTGTTTTACTGTTCGTGGGAAAGCCCTTCTACTTTTTGGAGGGTCTTCTTGGTCAGTTTACTAATAGATCATGTGCGAAGACATGGGCCATGGTACCTGCAATGAAAG GTCTAGGATACGGACACGCATTCACAGCAACCTGCGTGGTCTCCTACTACTGCTCTCTAATGGGTCTAACACTCTACTACCTAGTAGCAAGTTTCCAAGCCGAACTACCTTGGTCCTATTGTCGAGAAGAATGGCAGGGTCAATGCGTTGACGCCGTTTCGAAGGACAACGACATTAACAGAAACtcacaattaattaataacgctACCATTCACAGTTCTGCAGAGTTATACTTCAG AAAGATTGTTCTAAACGAATACGACTCCATCGATGACGGAATTGGTGCTCCCTCCTGGCAGCTGACTATCTGCTTATTCATCAGCTGGGCGACGATATTCATCGTGCTCTCCCGGGGAATAAAGAGCACGGGAAAGGCCGTGTATTTTTTAGCAATATTTCCTTATGTGGTTATGATAGCTCTGTTGATTAGAGCGGTGACCTTGGAGGGTGCGGTCGATGGGATTCTGTTTCTGGTTACTCCCAAATGGGACAAATTGTGGCAACCTAATGTGTGGTACGCGGCCATCACTCAGTGCTTCTTCTCTCTGTCGGTTTGCTTTGGGCCTATTCTCACTTACTCCTCCTACAACAATTTTGGACATAACATTAGCAG AGACGTTTTAATAGTAACCACCCTGGACACCTTCACCAGCCTAATGGCTGGCTGCACGATTTTCGGTATCTTAGGAAACCTTGCGCACGAGATAGGCACCGAAGACATATCGACAGTCGTTCGTGGCGGTACCGGGCTCGCTTTTATTTCTTATCCAGAAGCTTTAGCCCGTTTCAAAGTAGTTCCTCAACTGTTCGCTGTGCTCTTCTTCGTGATGATGTTCGTCCTCGGCGTTGGTAGCGCGGTCGCCCTCTGCGGCGCCATCTTCTGCATCCTTTGTGATCATTTCCCTAACATCAAGCACTGGAAATTAGTGCTGATAGTATCCATTCTTGGATTTCTTGTTAGCTTAGTTTATATCACTCCA GGTGGTCAGTGGTTTGTGACACTGGTGGATTATTTCGGTGGCACGTTCGTGGCGATAATCGTAGGAGTGCTGGAGATGGTCACTGTTTTCTGGATCTATGGTTTGTCGAATTTTATTAATGACCTGGAGTTCATGCTGAGGTCGAGACCCTCTTTTTATTGGAGGCTCTGTTGGGCTATTGTTACACCTGTACTGATGATTGTTATACTGATTTACACCATCGTTACTTATGAACCGCCCACATATGATGGACTGCAGTACCCCACATATGCTTATG CTATTGGTTGGTTCCTGCTGGCTTTGGGCATTTTAACAATTCTCAGCTGCATTCTACAGAAAATGTTAGAAAAACGATCATCTACATTGCTGGAG ACCATTAAAGCAGCATTTCGACCTGACGAAGAGAAGTGGGGACCCAAAGACCCCAAAATCCGCTTGGAATGGAAAGAGTTTATAGCGCAGAAGAATTTCAAAGACCAAGGAGGCTTTGTTCagactttttttaaataa
- the LOC100874871 gene encoding sodium-dependent nutrient amino acid transporter 1 isoform X3 has translation MREEWSGGLQFLMACIATSVGLGNVWRFPFTAYENGGGAFLIPYIIVLLFVGKPFYFLEGLLGQFTNRSCAKTWAMVPAMKGLGYGHAFTATCVVSYYCSLMGLTLYYLVASFQAELPWSYCREEWQGQCVDAVSKDNDINRNSQLINNATIHSSAELYFRKIVLNEYDSIDDGIGAPSWQLTICLFISWATIFIVLSRGIKSTGKAVYFLAIFPYVVMIALLIRAVTLEGAVDGILFLVTPKWDKLWQPNVWYAAITQCFFSLSVCFGPILTYSSYNNFGHNISRDVLIVTTLDTFTSLMAGCTIFGILGNLAHEIGTEDISTVVRGGTGLAFISYPEALARFKVVPQLFAVLFFVMMFVLGVGSAVALCGAIFCILCDHFPNIKHWKLVLIVSILGFLVSLVYITPGGQWFVTLVDYFGGTFVAIIVGVLEMVTVFWIYGLSNFINDLEFMLRSRPSFYWRLCWAIVTPVLMIVILIYTIVTYEPPTYDGLQYPTYAYAIGWFLLALGILTILSCILQKMLEKRSSTLLETIKAAFRPDEEKWGPKDPKIRLEWKEFIAQKNFKDQGGFVQTFFK, from the exons ATG AGGGAAGAATGGAGCGGAGGATTGCAATTTCTAATGGCATGCATCGCCACGTCTGTAGGTCTCGGAAACGTGTGGAGATTTCCATTCACTGCTTATGAAAATGGAGGCGGTGCTTTTTTAATACCTTACATTATTGTTTTACTGTTCGTGGGAAAGCCCTTCTACTTTTTGGAGGGTCTTCTTGGTCAGTTTACTAATAGATCATGTGCGAAGACATGGGCCATGGTACCTGCAATGAAAG GTCTAGGATACGGACACGCATTCACAGCAACCTGCGTGGTCTCCTACTACTGCTCTCTAATGGGTCTAACACTCTACTACCTAGTAGCAAGTTTCCAAGCCGAACTACCTTGGTCCTATTGTCGAGAAGAATGGCAGGGTCAATGCGTTGACGCCGTTTCGAAGGACAACGACATTAACAGAAACtcacaattaattaataacgctACCATTCACAGTTCTGCAGAGTTATACTTCAG AAAGATTGTTCTAAACGAATACGACTCCATCGATGACGGAATTGGTGCTCCCTCCTGGCAGCTGACTATCTGCTTATTCATCAGCTGGGCGACGATATTCATCGTGCTCTCCCGGGGAATAAAGAGCACGGGAAAGGCCGTGTATTTTTTAGCAATATTTCCTTATGTGGTTATGATAGCTCTGTTGATTAGAGCGGTGACCTTGGAGGGTGCGGTCGATGGGATTCTGTTTCTGGTTACTCCCAAATGGGACAAATTGTGGCAACCTAATGTGTGGTACGCGGCCATCACTCAGTGCTTCTTCTCTCTGTCGGTTTGCTTTGGGCCTATTCTCACTTACTCCTCCTACAACAATTTTGGACATAACATTAGCAG AGACGTTTTAATAGTAACCACCCTGGACACCTTCACCAGCCTAATGGCTGGCTGCACGATTTTCGGTATCTTAGGAAACCTTGCGCACGAGATAGGCACCGAAGACATATCGACAGTCGTTCGTGGCGGTACCGGGCTCGCTTTTATTTCTTATCCAGAAGCTTTAGCCCGTTTCAAAGTAGTTCCTCAACTGTTCGCTGTGCTCTTCTTCGTGATGATGTTCGTCCTCGGCGTTGGTAGCGCGGTCGCCCTCTGCGGCGCCATCTTCTGCATCCTTTGTGATCATTTCCCTAACATCAAGCACTGGAAATTAGTGCTGATAGTATCCATTCTTGGATTTCTTGTTAGCTTAGTTTATATCACTCCA GGTGGTCAGTGGTTTGTGACACTGGTGGATTATTTCGGTGGCACGTTCGTGGCGATAATCGTAGGAGTGCTGGAGATGGTCACTGTTTTCTGGATCTATGGTTTGTCGAATTTTATTAATGACCTGGAGTTCATGCTGAGGTCGAGACCCTCTTTTTATTGGAGGCTCTGTTGGGCTATTGTTACACCTGTACTGATGATTGTTATACTGATTTACACCATCGTTACTTATGAACCGCCCACATATGATGGACTGCAGTACCCCACATATGCTTATG CTATTGGTTGGTTCCTGCTGGCTTTGGGCATTTTAACAATTCTCAGCTGCATTCTACAGAAAATGTTAGAAAAACGATCATCTACATTGCTGGAG ACCATTAAAGCAGCATTTCGACCTGACGAAGAGAAGTGGGGACCCAAAGACCCCAAAATCCGCTTGGAATGGAAAGAGTTTATAGCGCAGAAGAATTTCAAAGACCAAGGAGGCTTTGTTCagactttttttaaataa